The genomic DNA GTATCTGCATTGTGTGGATGCCGCTGTTCCAGCTTACGGGTGTTGCGGGCTGGCTGTTCATGCCGATGGCCGAAGCCATCATTTTTGCCATGATCGCCTCTTTCATTCTGTCCCGAACACTGGTGCCCACTATGGCCAAATACATGCTGGCGGCACAGGTGGCGGCCCATGCGCATGGGCCGCAGGAACCCAAAACCATTTTTGGCCGCTTTCAGCGTGGGTTTGAGCGCAAGTTCGAGCAGTTCCGGCACCGGTATCACGAATTGCTTTCGCATCTGGTGGCAACGCGCGGCACTTTTGTACCGGTGTTTGTGCTGTGCTCTCTTGGCTCCTTGGGGCTGCTGTTCTTTGTGGGGCAGGATTTCTTCCCCGAAGTGAACTCGGATGCCATTGCCCTGCATATGCGTGCGCCCATTGGCACAAGGCTGGAGGAATCCGGTAAGATTTCTCAGTTAGTGAATGATGAGATCGAACGCACACTGCCGGGGCAAGTAGAAGGGCTGGTTGATAACTGCGGCTTGCCATTTAGCCCGCTGAACCAAGCCTATATTCCAACGCCAACTGTGGGCACGCAGGATTGCGATATTACGGTTTCTCTTAAAAATCCGGCATCTCCTGTGGCGGAATATCGGCGGCTTTTGCGCCATAATCTGAATATGAAATTCCCCGGCACACAGTTCTCCTTCCTGCCGGGGGATCTGACAGCTAAAATCCTGAACTTCGGTCTGCCATCACCTATTGATGTGCAGGTGATTGGGCGCAACCTGTCGGAAAACTTCCGTTTTGCGAACCGTCTGGCAGAACGCCTGCGCCATGTTACGGGCCTGACAGATGTGTTTGTGCAACAGCCCATGACCACGCCGACACTTATGGTGAATACCCGCCGAACCTATGCATTGGGCACCGGTATTACAGAATCCGATGTAGCCAATAACGCACTGGTTTCTCTGTCTGGTAGTTCTCAGGTGGGGCAGGTGTACTGGCTGGATACCAAAACAGGTGTCTCGCATCTGATTGATATTCAAACACCGGCACCTTTCCTCCAAACCATGAATGATCTGGAAATCACGCCTGTTGATAAAGGGGATGGCAACCCATCAGGCCAAGACCCGCAAATTTTGGGTGGTTTGAGCAAGATTGATCAGATTGGCACCCCGGCGGAGGTGGCGCATTACAACATCATGCCGGTGTTTGATATTTACGCCACAAACGAAGGGATAGATCTTGGCACTGTCTCGCGCGAGGTTTCGCGTATTGTAGATGAAGCGCAGGGCGATCTGCCTCATGGTTCCTCCCTCAGCGTGCTGGGGCAGGCTATCACCATGAACAGTGCCTATGTGCAGTTGCTGGGTGGCTTGGCCATGTCTGTGCTGCTGGTTTACCTGCTGATTGTGGTGAACTTTCAGTCTTGGCTAGATCCGTTCATCATCATCACCGCATTGCCCGGTGCGCTGGCTGGTATTTCATGGAGCTTGTTTCTTACGCACACCACGCTTTCTGTGCCTGCGCTTACAGGGGCTATTATGTGCATGGGCACCGCCACGGCTAATGCCATTCTGGTGGTGGCCTTTGCGCGTGAACGGCTGGAAGAGCACGGTGATGCCATTAAGGCCGCGTTGGAAGCTGGGTTTGAGCGTATTCGCCCCGTGCTGATGACAGCCTCTGCCATGATTATTGGCATGTTGCCCATGTCTTTAAGTAATTCGCAAAACGCACCCTTGGGTAAGGCAGTTATGGGCGGCCTGATAGTGGCAACTGTTGCCACTCTGCTGTTCGTGCCCTGCGTATTTGCCATGCTGCACACACGTAAAAAACCGCATGAAACCGAACAAGAGGAAGCTGCCGCATGACCCAAGAGCATCCAGACGCTTCAGGGCCTCAATCTCCCACGCCGGCTGGCAGCACACGTAAACGCAAGATCGGGTTTGTGGCTGTTGGTGGGGTTGCCATCCTGCTGGCAGTGGTGGGTATTGTTCAGCGCCACACGCAGTATGTTAATCTGGCGCATGAAACGGCACATAACGCTATTCCATCCGTGCAGGTTATCTTCCCCCAGCCGGGGCCAGATGAACGCACGCTTTCCCTGCCAGCCAATATAGCCGCGTGGTATCAGGCGCCCATTTATGCGCAGGTCTCTGGCTATGTGAAAATGTGGTACAAAGATTTTGGCGCCAAGGTGAAGGCAGGCGATGTGCTGGCCGAAATTGATACACCGGGATTAGATGCCCAGTTTGCCGCTGCCAAAGCCAACCTGAATGTGGCGCTGGCGCGGTACAAGCTGGCCCAGATTACAGCAAAACGCTGGAAGGCCCTGCAGGGTACGCAAGCTGTTTCTCAGCAGGAAGTAGATGTACAGGCAGCGAATGCCGAGGCCCAGAAGGCCGAGGTAGAAGCCGCCCAGCATGATGTAGAACGTTATGCCGCGCTGGAAGCATTTAAGAAGATTGTTGCGCCGTTTGATGGCGTTGTTACATCGCGCTTGGCGGATGTGGGGGATTACGTCAACGCCGGACGTGGGGATATAGATGCCCACGGCAATGCTACCGAGCTGTTTAGTGTGGCAGATGTGCATGCCATGCGTGTGTTTGTGGCCGTACCGCAGGATTATGCAGATATTATCTCCCCTCGGTTGGAGGCGGATTTAAGTATTCCGCAATATCCTGAACGCACCTTCCGGGCGCATTTTCTGGCTACGGCATCGGCCTTTAATGCCTCCACCCGTACCGTCACAACAGAATTGACGCTGGACAATAAATCCGGAGAGTTGTGGCCTAATTCCTATGCCACTGCCACGTTCCATGCTCCCGGTGATACGGAAGAACTGATTCTACCATTGGGCGCCATTGTATTCAGAGCAGAAGGTACGCAGGTTGCGCTGGTGGATGATACCAACCACGTGCATCTCGTAAGCGTCACACTGGGCACCAACTTTGGCACAACAGTGCAAATTCTGCGCGGTGTGAAAAAAACGGATCGGGTTATTAATAACCCATCCGCAGGCCTGCTGGATGGGCAGGAAGTACGCATTGTTAAGGGCACGCCCGGCTATAACCTGCCTAGCACGCCGCCTGCGGCCAAAAAAGCAGAACCCCAAAAGCCAGTTCCTCCCACCAAATCATCCGAACAGGAGGAAGGAGATGACACCCGCGCAATGCCCGATGACAGCGCGGATGCCTCTGAAGCTGGGGCCCGCCCATGAGGAAGGGGAACATTCTGCCGCGTAACGTCACACATATTCTATTGGTAGGGGTGGCTACATCAGCCTTGGTGGGCTGTGATATGGCCCCGCGCTATAAGCCTGCGCAGTTTGTGCTGCCTGATAACTGGAGCGGGCAGGGCGTAATGAAGCCTGCACATCCATCGGATAGCGCCATGCGTCCGGATTGGTGGACAATGCTGGGTGATCCGGTGTTGAACCAGTTGGAAGATCAGGCCATGCGTCTGAACCCGGATTTGCAGGCGCAGGCAGAAGCGTTCATGCAATCGCGCGATATGGCGGCGGAAGCCAAATCTCACCTCTATCCGCAGTTGAATGGCGCGGCGAGCGGGGAAAAATATAAAGGCTCACAACACAGGCTCTGGCATGAGGCCGGGGCAACCGGGCCGATGTATATGTCGTCCGAGCAGTATTCGGCCACCGCAACGTGGGAGCCGGATTTTTGGTCTGCTATCCGCAACCGTATCCGTATGGCCAAGCAGGGTGTGCAGGAAGATGCTGCCAATTATGCCTCAGCACGTTTGAGCCTACAGGCAGAGCTGGCATCGGATTACGTTATTCTGCGCGGGTTAGATGCGCAGGATGCGGTGTACAAGGATTCCATCCGGTATTACCAAACAGCCGTGCAGGTTACGCGCATGCGTCTGGCCGGGGCAATTGCTCCGGGTATGGATGTTTCCCGTGCAGAAGCCCAGCTTTACACCACACAGGCGCAGGAAACAGATATCCGTACCCAGCGTGATGTTATGGAACATGCCATTGCTGTGCTGGTAAATCAGGCTCCGGCCTCGTTCCACATCGCGCCGGTTACAAAGCTGACGTTTGAAGAGAAAGAGCCACCCATAGCGCTGCCTTCTACCTTGCTAGAACGCAGGCCGGATATTGCTGCGGCAGAGCGGCGTATGGCCCAGGCCAATAGAACCATAGGCGTATCTCGCGCGGCGTTTTATCCGCACGTTACATTTAACGCCATGACAGGCTTTATGGATAACGGGTTCGATCTGGCCTCGCTGTACAACGCCATGTACCAGTTTGGGGCGCAAGCTGTGCTGCCGTTGTTTCAAGGTGGTCTGCGGCGAGCAGAATTGCAGCGCACATGGTCAGGCTACCGGCAAACGGAAGACCTTTACCGTGCCACGGTGCTGGATGCTTTTCAGGAAGTGGAAGACAACCTAACGCGCACCAACCGTTTAAAAACGCAGGTGAAGCAGGAAAGTAACGCTGTAGATGCGGCCTTGCGCACGCAGGGTATGACGATGGTGCTATATACTGGCGGGCTCACCAATTATTTGGATGTTGTGGTGGCGCAGGTGGCGGCGTTGAACGCGCGCATTTCATTGGTGCAGGCGCAAACCCGGCAGGTGGATGCACGTGTGCAACTTGTGCGTGCCCTTGGGGGCGGGTGGTCTCGTAGCCAATTGCCGCATGGTGAGGAAACCATCATGCCTTTCAAGCCCTTGCAATATGAAAATCTGCGGCATGCAGCCCCATTGGGCGGCATTAGCACCCAGACAGATCCGGTTTCCAATGATCTGACAGGCGGCATGAAAAACACACAACCACTTGACACACAGCCAGCGCCCCGGTAAGCGCGGCACTTCTGATCGGAACGCGGGAGATTCTTGTCTGCGCCCTGTGCGTGGTGCGGAATCGGAAGAACCGCGGTCCGGGTTCATTTTGAGGAGTCCCGGATATGGCCAAAAAAGTTGTTGGCTACATCAAACTTCAGATCCCCGCTGGTAAGGCTAATCCTTCCCCGCCGGTTGGTCCGGCACTGGGTCAGCGCGGTCTGAACATCATGGAATTCTGTAAGGCATTTAACGCCAAGACCCAGGGTCTTGAGCCGGGTATGCCGATTCCGGTGGTTATCACCGCATATGCAGACCGTACGTTCAGCTTCATCACCAAAACCCCGCCGAACACTTACTTCCTGCTGAAGGCCGCCAAGATTTCTAAGGGCAGCCAGACAGTTGGTAAGGGTGGCAGCGTTGGTAAAGTGACCATGAGCCAGCTTCGTGAAATTGCTGAACAGAAACAGCAGGACATGAACGCAAACGATCTGGATGGCGCAGTGCGCATGCTGGTCGGCTCTGCCCGCTCCATGGGCATCGATGTGGTGGAGGGCTAATCTATCATGGCAAAGAACAAGCGTCTCGCCGCTGCGCGTGCCAAGGTTGAAGCTGGTAAAGTTTACGGTGTTGATGAAGCTGTTGCGCTGGTAAAAGGCAATGCAACAGCCAAGTTTGACGAAACCGTTGAAATTGCACTGAACCTGGGTATTGACCCACGTCATGCAGACCAGATGGTTCGTGGCTTTGTTTCCCTGCCGAATGGCACGGGCAAAACCCTGCGCGTTGCCGTGTTTGCACGTGGCCCGAAAGCTGAAGAAGCTCAGGCTGCTGGTGCAGACATCGTGGGTGCAGAAGACCTGATGGAAAAAGTGCAAGCTGGCGAAATCAACTTCGACCACTGCATTGCTATGCCTGACATGATGGCCCTTGTGGGTCGTCTGGGTAAGATCCTCGGCCCGCGTGGGCTGATGCCGAACCCCAAGCTGGGCACCGTGACCATGAACGTAAAGGGCGCTGTTGAAGCGGCTAAGTCTGGTCAGGTTGAATATCGCGCTGAAAAGAGCGGTATTGTGCATGCTGGCGTTGGCAAGGCTTCCTTCAGCGAAGATAAGCTGGCTGAAAACGTGCGTGCATTTATTGATGCCGTGCAGAAGGCCCGTCCGTCTGGCGCAAAAGGTGCTTACATGAAGAAGGGCGCTCTGTCCTCCACCATGGGCCCGGGCGTTCAGTTGGATCTCTCTGCCTTCGCTGGTTGAGAAAGAATGACGCTGCGCCAGCTTTCGGGTTGGCGTGGTGCATGAAGGGGTGGTTACGGCTGCTCCTTCTTCCTGTCCGAGACCGTGCGCAACTTCGGTTTTAATCAGCCTTCGGGTTGGCGAACGGTAAGACGGGAATGCTGGTTACAGGTCGTATTTACGGCACGCCAGATATTCCGTTTCAAGGACAGGCGAGCGGGTTTCGTTATGTATAGCGAAACCTAAAGGGCAACCCGTTCTGTTGGGCGCAAGCTTGATGGAACAAGACGGAGACGGGATTTGAACCGTACGGAAAAGAAGGCCTTTATCGCCTCTCTGGCCACCGTTTTCGCCCAGACGTCCATGGTTGTAGTCACCCGTAATGACGGGCTGACTGTGGCTGCTGTGACGGAACTGCGGCGTAAGGTGCGTGCAGCGGGTGCGAACTATAAGGTCGCTAAAAACCGGCTGGCAACTCTCGCCCTGGATGGGACCCAGTTCAACGGCATCGCGCCGCTGCTGCAAGGCCCGACCGCGCTTGCGTGGTCTGAAGACCCTGTGGCTGTGGCTAAGGCTGTCGTTGAGTTCGCCAAAACAAATGACAAGCTTGTGCTGCTTGGTGGTTCTCTTGGTTCTCAGGTGCTGGACGCC from Acetobacter ascendens includes the following:
- a CDS encoding efflux RND transporter permease subunit — its product is MNEIVVTALKKPYTFVVLSILILVFGIRGIFNTPTDVFPSIRIPVVAVVWTYTGLMPEDMSGRVVYYYERALTATVNNIEHIESQSYYGRGIVKIYFQPGTDTSVAQTQITSVSQTVIKQMPTGSTPPLVLAYNASSVPVITLQVSSTSMTASQIYDMSSNLIRPALVSVAGAAIPNPYGGQPGNIMVDLDPVKLLAHRLSPVDVSRALNSQNIVLPAGDQRIGPFDWMVQTNASPKNMEELNMIPIKQVRDAVVRLQDVAWVHAGGPPQTNLVLVKGQQGVLIVIMKSGDASTLDVVAGVKKLLPGIVKTLPEGVSIKVLNDASTFVKESVQDVVREMLTAACLTGLVVLLFLGSWRSTVIIATSIPLAMLCSVIGLGWAGQTINVMTLGGLALAVGILVDDATVMIENIDAHLEMEKDLETAIIDAANQIVIPTFVSTMCICIVWMPLFQLTGVAGWLFMPMAEAIIFAMIASFILSRTLVPTMAKYMLAAQVAAHAHGPQEPKTIFGRFQRGFERKFEQFRHRYHELLSHLVATRGTFVPVFVLCSLGSLGLLFFVGQDFFPEVNSDAIALHMRAPIGTRLEESGKISQLVNDEIERTLPGQVEGLVDNCGLPFSPLNQAYIPTPTVGTQDCDITVSLKNPASPVAEYRRLLRHNLNMKFPGTQFSFLPGDLTAKILNFGLPSPIDVQVIGRNLSENFRFANRLAERLRHVTGLTDVFVQQPMTTPTLMVNTRRTYALGTGITESDVANNALVSLSGSSQVGQVYWLDTKTGVSHLIDIQTPAPFLQTMNDLEITPVDKGDGNPSGQDPQILGGLSKIDQIGTPAEVAHYNIMPVFDIYATNEGIDLGTVSREVSRIVDEAQGDLPHGSSLSVLGQAITMNSAYVQLLGGLAMSVLLVYLLIVVNFQSWLDPFIIITALPGALAGISWSLFLTHTTLSVPALTGAIMCMGTATANAILVVAFARERLEEHGDAIKAALEAGFERIRPVLMTASAMIIGMLPMSLSNSQNAPLGKAVMGGLIVATVATLLFVPCVFAMLHTRKKPHETEQEEAAA
- a CDS encoding efflux RND transporter periplasmic adaptor subunit, yielding MTQEHPDASGPQSPTPAGSTRKRKIGFVAVGGVAILLAVVGIVQRHTQYVNLAHETAHNAIPSVQVIFPQPGPDERTLSLPANIAAWYQAPIYAQVSGYVKMWYKDFGAKVKAGDVLAEIDTPGLDAQFAAAKANLNVALARYKLAQITAKRWKALQGTQAVSQQEVDVQAANAEAQKAEVEAAQHDVERYAALEAFKKIVAPFDGVVTSRLADVGDYVNAGRGDIDAHGNATELFSVADVHAMRVFVAVPQDYADIISPRLEADLSIPQYPERTFRAHFLATASAFNASTRTVTTELTLDNKSGELWPNSYATATFHAPGDTEELILPLGAIVFRAEGTQVALVDDTNHVHLVSVTLGTNFGTTVQILRGVKKTDRVINNPSAGLLDGQEVRIVKGTPGYNLPSTPPAAKKAEPQKPVPPTKSSEQEEGDDTRAMPDDSADASEAGARP
- a CDS encoding efflux transporter outer membrane subunit, whose translation is MRKGNILPRNVTHILLVGVATSALVGCDMAPRYKPAQFVLPDNWSGQGVMKPAHPSDSAMRPDWWTMLGDPVLNQLEDQAMRLNPDLQAQAEAFMQSRDMAAEAKSHLYPQLNGAASGEKYKGSQHRLWHEAGATGPMYMSSEQYSATATWEPDFWSAIRNRIRMAKQGVQEDAANYASARLSLQAELASDYVILRGLDAQDAVYKDSIRYYQTAVQVTRMRLAGAIAPGMDVSRAEAQLYTTQAQETDIRTQRDVMEHAIAVLVNQAPASFHIAPVTKLTFEEKEPPIALPSTLLERRPDIAAAERRMAQANRTIGVSRAAFYPHVTFNAMTGFMDNGFDLASLYNAMYQFGAQAVLPLFQGGLRRAELQRTWSGYRQTEDLYRATVLDAFQEVEDNLTRTNRLKTQVKQESNAVDAALRTQGMTMVLYTGGLTNYLDVVVAQVAALNARISLVQAQTRQVDARVQLVRALGGGWSRSQLPHGEETIMPFKPLQYENLRHAAPLGGISTQTDPVSNDLTGGMKNTQPLDTQPAPR
- the rplK gene encoding 50S ribosomal protein L11; its protein translation is MAKKVVGYIKLQIPAGKANPSPPVGPALGQRGLNIMEFCKAFNAKTQGLEPGMPIPVVITAYADRTFSFITKTPPNTYFLLKAAKISKGSQTVGKGGSVGKVTMSQLREIAEQKQQDMNANDLDGAVRMLVGSARSMGIDVVEG
- the rplA gene encoding 50S ribosomal protein L1, with product MAKNKRLAAARAKVEAGKVYGVDEAVALVKGNATAKFDETVEIALNLGIDPRHADQMVRGFVSLPNGTGKTLRVAVFARGPKAEEAQAAGADIVGAEDLMEKVQAGEINFDHCIAMPDMMALVGRLGKILGPRGLMPNPKLGTVTMNVKGAVEAAKSGQVEYRAEKSGIVHAGVGKASFSEDKLAENVRAFIDAVQKARPSGAKGAYMKKGALSSTMGPGVQLDLSAFAG
- the rplJ gene encoding 50S ribosomal protein L10, whose amino-acid sequence is MNRTEKKAFIASLATVFAQTSMVVVTRNDGLTVAAVTELRRKVRAAGANYKVAKNRLATLALDGTQFNGIAPLLQGPTALAWSEDPVAVAKAVVEFAKTNDKLVLLGGSLGSQVLDADGIKALAELPSLDALRAQLVGLISTPATRIASVTQAPAGQLARVFGAYAKTGEAA